A stretch of Campylobacter volucris DNA encodes these proteins:
- a CDS encoding NuoB/complex I 20 kDa subunit family protein, with protein sequence MSTAPVVLTTVDKIVQWGRSNSLWALSYGLACCAIEMMAAGGSRYDFDRFGTIFRASPRQSEVMIIAGTLSKKHAEFTRRLYDQMPDPKWVISMGSCANTGGMFNTYSTVQGVDRIIPVDIYVPGCAPRPETFQFALMILQKRIRKEKASRHIAPKRLI encoded by the coding sequence ATGAGCACAGCACCTGTTGTCTTAACCACTGTTGATAAAATAGTCCAATGGGGTAGGAGTAATTCTTTATGGGCTTTATCTTATGGACTTGCTTGTTGTGCTATTGAAATGATGGCAGCAGGTGGTTCAAGGTATGATTTTGATAGATTTGGGACTATTTTTAGAGCAAGTCCTAGACAATCTGAAGTGATGATTATAGCTGGAACTTTAAGCAAAAAACATGCTGAATTTACAAGAAGACTTTATGATCAAATGCCAGATCCTAAATGGGTGATTTCCATGGGCTCTTGTGCAAATACTGGTGGTATGTTTAATACTTATTCTACTGTTCAAGGTGTAGATAGAATAATACCTGTTGATATTTATGTGCCAGGCTGTGCGCCACGCCCTGAGACTTTTCAATTTGCATTAATGATACTTCAAAAAAGAATTCGCAAAGAAAAAGCAAGCAGACACATCGCTCCAAAAAGGCTTATATGA
- a CDS encoding NAD(P)H-quinone oxidoreductase subunit 3 has product MTHATIEHQYFGIFAMLVIASVIFFTLVYISSKLGSKLASHNRKKLGLGIYECGPMASKQANKINSQFFVFALIFILLDIEVVFLFPWAVVFKDLTAELSRYGLSMFALVEVFVFVLLLAIGFLYAYKKGAFEWQSIKK; this is encoded by the coding sequence ATGACTCATGCAACAATAGAGCATCAATACTTTGGTATATTTGCAATGCTTGTGATTGCAAGCGTTATCTTTTTTACTTTAGTATATATTTCTTCAAAATTAGGCTCAAAATTAGCTTCACACAATAGAAAAAAACTAGGGCTTGGAATTTATGAGTGTGGCCCGATGGCTTCTAAGCAAGCTAATAAAATCAATTCTCAATTTTTTGTTTTTGCTTTGATTTTTATATTGCTTGATATAGAAGTAGTGTTTTTATTTCCTTGGGCTGTTGTGTTTAAAGATTTAACTGCTGAGCTTTCAAGATATGGTTTGTCTATGTTTGCTTTAGTTGAAGTTTTTGTATTTGTTTTATTGCTTGCAATTGGGTTTTTATATGCTTATAAAAAAGGAGCATTTGAGTGGCAGAGTATCAAAAAATGA
- a CDS encoding ATP-binding cassette domain-containing protein, with translation MFLEIKNLSKSYTFKKHWYLKQEEIFVLKNINFTLNKNENLLLCGESGSGKSTLAKILCMLETANSGEILFENENILNLDFSSQRKLRKKIQYLFQDQKLALNPYKKVKNLILDVYENFNLKPNYKELFELFDIFELEKDILDLKPLKLSGGQSQRLGLIRALILKPKLLILDEITSALDIPTAYKILNYLIKFQNLNDITYIFISHQENLLKNLCHKKIVLQ, from the coding sequence ATGTTTTTAGAGATTAAAAATTTAAGTAAAAGCTATACTTTTAAAAAACACTGGTATTTAAAACAAGAAGAAATTTTTGTTTTAAAAAACATCAATTTTACATTAAATAAAAATGAAAATTTATTGCTTTGTGGAGAAAGTGGAAGCGGCAAAAGCACTTTAGCTAAAATTTTGTGTATGTTAGAAACTGCAAATAGCGGCGAAATTTTGTTTGAAAATGAAAATATTTTAAATTTAGATTTTTCTAGTCAAAGAAAATTACGCAAAAAAATTCAATATCTTTTTCAAGATCAAAAACTAGCTTTAAATCCTTATAAAAAAGTCAAAAATCTCATATTAGATGTGTATGAAAATTTTAATCTTAAGCCAAATTATAAAGAACTTTTTGAGTTGTTTGATATTTTTGAGCTTGAAAAAGATATTTTAGATTTAAAGCCTTTAAAGTTAAGTGGTGGACAAAGTCAAAGACTTGGGTTAATTAGGGCTTTGATTTTAAAACCAAAATTGTTAATATTAGATGAAATTACTTCAGCTCTTGATATACCAACTGCTTATAAAATTTTAAATTATCTTATCAAATTTCAAAATTTAAATGATATTACTTATATTTTTATATCTCATCAAGAAAATTTGTTAAAAAACCTTTGCCATAAAAAGATTGTTTTACAATAA